The DNA sequence CTCTCTAGACAAACAGGTTGCCTCCCACAATGTAAGATCAGGGATATCTGAGACTAGGAAAAGCGGGAAACCTTATTAATTACAGTAAATGTTTTTTGCCACTCATTCACAGTGTAAAAGCAGAGTAGCCTACAGTATAATAACAAAAAGAAGAGTCATTGCAGGTCATTGTCATTCCAATCATTTTCACTCCTCTGTAACCATATTCTGAACAAGATAAAACCACGTGTAGCCTCAAATGAACATATAGTGAAATTAACTATTTGTATATGGCCTCGGCTCGACCTGTACAACTTGTACAAGTTAGCAGGAGCAGACTCTCAATAGACCATGGAGCATTGTTATCAATTCCAGCTTTTGGACAGCGTTGTCAGTTGAAGTCTTTATCTTACGAGTCAGATGGATAGCCTGTGAAATGCAATGAATGGCAGTTTACTTCTGATTTCAATTTAGAAAAATATTTTGTCTTTTGGAAAATAATTTGACAAACATGTTTTAGGCACTTCCATTTCCAGGAGTCACCATCAGGGCCGCCAATGTGTGATGGAGGGAAAAGAGAAACAGAAGCACGTCTGATCCAGTTGTGACATCATCCTCATCCGCGCCAGCTTCATCATGATGGTGCTGACAGAGATGGCAGCATAGCGAAGAGCTCTGAAGCAACTCTGcactattttgtttgtttatgtactattttttacattattagcTCAAGAATTGTTTTGTGTCATACacacagccgggaagaacttttGGATATTAGAGTGGCGTTAACTCACCAGAACTTCCAGCATTACAACCCGGATTACGGCTTCTCTGGAGCAGATCCCTTGTTTGCTCTCCCCAGAGCAATCTAACTTATTCCGGATGCTGACCCAAAACCACGCCGAAGAAGGAGAGGTActcgaggcggtcttctggtctgACTGAAGAagcgtgcacaccacccaccgctccTGAGTattttactcgctaatgtccaatCTCTGGATAATAAAATTGATGAGCTCAAGGCGAGAGTTTATTTTCAGAGAGACACCAGGGATTGTAACGTACTCTACTGCACGGAAACATGTCTTTCTCAAGATATACTGTCTGACACGGTAAAACCAGTTGGTTTATCAGTACATCGCGCCGAcaggaacaaacatctctctgggaagCAGAAGGGTGGAGGTATATGTTTTATGATTAATCACTTATGGTGTAACTGTTCTGCTCACCTGATCTAGAATATCTCACAATTAAATGCAGACCATACAATCTCCTGAGAGAATTTTTGTCAATAATAGCAACAGCGGTCTATATCCTCTCCAAGCGGATACCACAAAGGCCCTCAAAGatcttcactggactttatgcaaactggaatccatatatcctgaggctgcattgtCACGTTCGCTGGAATAATTATCGGACCAAGCTGCAGCGCGATATGGTTTCCACATATTATTTATTAGAAAtgcacaaaacaacaaagaaagaatGAAACAAACAACGAACTGTAATAATAACGTGTAAcatacactaactcaaaacaatatcccataaaacaGGTGtaaaaatgctacttaaatatgatccccaattagagacaacgatagccagctgcctgtaattgggaatcataccaaataccaacatagaaaaaataaactagaaccccacatagaaaataataagtagaaaaccccccagtcacgccttgacctactctaccatagaaaataagggctCTCTTTGGTCAGGACGTGgcatgcatttattgtagctggggatttgaaCAAAGCACATTTTTGGAAAAGGGTCCCGAAATTCTATCAACATATTGATTGTTGTACTCGCGCTGCTAAAACCCTCGACCATTGTTATACTACCTTCCagaatgcatataaggccctccctcACCCTTCATTCATCAAATCGGACCACAATTCCATCTTGCTCCTCCCCTCCTAtaagcagaaactcaaacaggaagcacctgtggtgaggactattcaatgctggtctgaccaattggaatccacgcttcaagattgttttgatcacgtggactgggatatgttcagaGTAGCTTCAGAAAATAATATTGACACATATACCGATACAATgaatgagtttatcaggaagtgcataTGAGAtgatgtacccactgtgactattaaaacctaccccaaccagaaaccgtggacagATTGGagcatttgtgcaaaactgaaagcatgaaACACCACATTTAACCAAGGCAAGAAGACTGGGAATATGGAGGAATATACACAGTGTAGTTATTTCCTCCAAAAAGCAATCAAGCAGGCTAAACgtcagtatagggacaaagttGAGTCCCAGTTCaaaggctcagacacgagacgtatgtggcaggttctacagacaatcacagattataaagggaaaaccaaccacgtcgcggacaccgacgtcttgcttccggacaggcTGAACACCTTCTTCGCtcgataatacagtgccaccgacgcagccCGCTATCAGGACTGTGGGCTTGtcttctctgtggccgacgtgagtaagacatttaagcgtgtcaACCCTTGCAAGGCTGATGGTATCCCttgccgtgtcctcagagcatgcgcagaccagctgtctggtgtgttcacagatatattcaatctctccctatcccagtctgttgtccccacatgcttcaagatgaccaccatagtctctgtacctaagaaagcaaaggtaactgaactaaatgactatcgcccagtagtactcacctctgtcatcattaagtgctttgagagactagtcaaggatcatatcacctccaccttacctgccaccctagaccctcttcaatttgcttaccgccccaacagatccacagacaatgcaattgccaccacactgcacactgccctgtcccatctggacaagaggcatacatatgtaagaatgctgttcattgactatagctcagcattcaacaccatagtaccctccaagctcatcatcaagctcgaggccctgggtctgaaccccaccctgtgcaactggatcctggacttcctgacaggtcgcccccaggtggtgaaggtaggaaaccaCACCTcctcttcgctgatcctcaaaactggggccccacaagggtgcatgctcagccccctcctgcactccctgttcacccatgactgcgtggccaagcacgcctccaactcaatcatcaaatttgcagacgacagaacagtagtaggcttgattaccaacaatgatgagacagcctgtagggaggaggtgagggctctgggagtgtggtgccaggaaaataacctctcactcaatgtcaacaaaactaaggagatgattgtgaacttcaggaaacagcagagggagcacccccctatccacatcaatgggaccacagtggagaaggtggaaagcttcaagttccttcgcgtacacatcactgacaaactgaaatggtccacccacacagacagtgtggtgaagaaggcgcaacagtgcctctttaacctcaggaggctaaagaaatgtggCTTAAAACCTAAAACccttacaaacttttacagatgcacaacaaAGAGACTGAaatacagcttctatctcaaggccatcagactgctaaacagccaccactagcacatcAGGAGTGGCTacctatagacatagattaggaatcactggccacttttagaAATTGATCACTAGCCACAGTAATAATGTTCCATATCTAgcattgctcatctcatatgtataaactgcactccacactatTCTATAGTGTCTTAGTTATTTTTGAATTGTGTTTACATATtgcatcatccatttcatatgtatatactgtattgtattctatattacaccactgactgttaaacagccatctccggcacatcagaggctgctgcctatagacatagattaggaatcactggccactttaaggaaatgaaaccctagccactttaataatgtctccgTATCTTgcattgctcatctcatatgtgtaaactgtattctatactattctacggtttCTTAGCCACTTTAATTGTTTgtaaatattgcatcacccatctcatatgtatatactgtattctatactatgtcactgtatcttagtccaatgctgctctgacatatatgtaTAGATATTCTTAATCCATTCTTTACTTAGATTTACGTGTTTTTTGGgatatatgttgtgaaactgttagatattactgcactgtcggcgctagaagcacaagcatttcgctacacccgcaataacatctgctaaacatgtgtatgtgaccaataaaatctgatttgatttgaaggcctTCAGCGGTCCTCATCAGGTTGGAACTACTTTCGATATTGAATGTCTGTTGTGTCTAAGTTTAAAGTAGTTTAAACAAAATAATAGCCTAGGCTAAATGCTCAAGTCAGGTCATAGGCTATGTAGCCTATGTTATGTCACATTTGAATAGCCTAACAAACACCCCAAAACAAACACCGATGTTGGGTTGTTTGTTTAGACTACTCATAGCCTACTTGGTTTCATTCTTCAAAACAAATGCAATGAATAAGACTGCAAAATACCTTTTGGCCATCGGATAATCAATCTGCAATCTCTACCTTCAATCAAAGAAGGGTGGACTAACAAGAAAAGCCTGTCGGAAGGTACAGGACCGCTGTCAGAACTGATCAGTTGGACGGGATTTTGATTTCCATAGGGGGCACGTATTTTTCATGGGCCAATTTTTTTATGGGTTTTATAGTAAAGACATCTCCATTATTAAGAGTCTGTTGATACACCTGTGCATCAATCTAAATAACATCAAAATATGTCAGTTTAAGCTCCAGATATCTGCATGGGCtgagtctcaatccactgcatctgtATATGTCGGCCTTCCacatctgcagtggaaggtggcggagctacagcggtgtttgtcagaccatgagacatgtTAGAACGGTTACAAATTAATATGACCACTctgtggaaagatgagactctcacgaacaagATGGCGATCTCCATTTTtctctatgacccccacaagcTCCATGGACTCGTCTAAAGGTAACCCGGTACCAGTTAAAAAAGTGTATgaaagtatggaggtagttttgtgccaaataaaaaaaggggttaaatatgtgtccaaaaaacgttaatatttcctgagctttcttatatctcctagacaTAGGACAGACACTTAAAAAAACTAATTTCTTATGGTTTGTTTTTTGTATGGTatgttttgccatttatgaatgtgttctgTATTGCTTCCTATTGGCTATAATAGGAAAGGCAAAATTCAAAATTTTATACAATTAtttgttaaaaacattttttatacctacaggggtcctaaaattctgaAAAAAATAGATAAAGGATTCACCATCTTAAAACAGTTCAATATATTAGCCTAGTAACGTGGCATGAACACAAcaatctgattgtcaaacaaatcacttcgtAGGCGGCACATCaatttcaagtttggggaagcttacaatttattctaccatttctaccaatctgtgcgccagttatgattttcatacaTGCATTGTTGTTGATCGGGTTCATTTCAATAATAATGTTTTCATTTCTCAATATCATTATGACTTGGTTAATCATAAAATCTGAATTAATCTGAATTAATAAAGTTCAAATTTAACTACTGTGAGAGCACCAGCCCTTGCCACATGAACACATtgattcaacctctctttcgtgtcatctgagattcccaaagattggaaagcatctgcggtcatccccctcttcaaagggggggaactcttgacccaaactgctacagacctatatctatcctaccctgcctttctaaggtcttcgaaagccaagtcaacaaagagattaccgaccatttcgaatcccaccataccttctccgctatgcaatctggtttcagagctagtcatgggtgcacctcaaccacgctcaaggtcctaaacaatatcttaaccgccatcaataagaaacaatactgtgcagccatattcattgacccggccaaggctttcaactctgtcaatcaccacatcctcatcggcagcctcgatagccttggtttctcaaatgattgcctcgcctggttcaccaactacttctctgatagagttcagtgtgtcaaatcggagggtctgttgtccgggcctctggcagtctctatgggggtgccacagggttcaattcttggactgactctcttctctgtatacatcaatgatgtcgctcttgttgcTGGTGAGTCTAcgacctctacgcagacaacaccattctgtatacttttggctcttctttggacactgtgttaacaactctccagacgagcttcaatgccatacaactctccttccgtggcctccaattgctctaaaatacaagtaaaactaaatgcatgctcttcaaccaatcactgcctgcacctgcccacccgaccagcatcactactctggacggttctgacttagaatatgtggacaactacaaatacctaggtgtctggttagactgtaaactctccttccagactcacatcaaacatctccaatccaaagttaaatctagaattggcttcctatttcgcaacaaagaacctttcactcatgctgccaaacataccctcgtaaaactgatcatcctaccgatcctcaacttcggcaatgtcatttacaaaatagcctccaataccctaatcaataaattggatgcagtctatcacagtgccatccgtttcgtcactatccaccactgcgacctgtacgctctcgttggctggccctcgcttcatactcgtcgccaaacccactggctccaggtcatctacaagaccctgttaggtaaagtccccccttatctcagctcgctggtcaccatagcagcacccacctgtagcatgcgctccagcaggtatatctcctGGTCACTCcaaaaaccaattcttcctttggccgcctctccttccagttctctgctgccaatgactggaacgaactacaaaaatctcaaactggaaacacttatctccctcactagctttaagcaccagctgtcagagcagctcacagattactgcacctgtacatagccctgctataatttagcccaaacaactacccctactgtatttatttattttgctcctttgcaccccattatttatatctctactttgcacattcttccactgcaaatctaccattccagtgttttacttgctatattgtatttacttcgccaccatggcctttttttttgccttttcctCCCTTATCTcatctcatttgctcacattgtatatagacttatttttctactgtattattgactgtatgtttgttttactccatgtgtaactctgtgttgttgtatgtgtcaaactgctttgctttatcttggccaggtcgcaattgtaaatgagaacttgttctcaacttgcctacctgcttaaataaaggtgaaatacaaataaataaataaataaataaaatgtatacacTGTGATCCATTGGCAGCTAAAGAAATGAGCGCATGcatggaactcagagatagcctatagaccAATGTAGCAGTGGGCCTATAACTTCCATGGtcaacaaaataaaaatacataaacCATTAAAAAAAATCGCATTCATCTCTCTACTCCAGCTGTCTGCCTCCCTTTTCATCTTTCTTGACTTGAACTATCCCTAGCgaagtgcaacattgtatcaaatcaaTCAACTGGGTCCTGCCCAccagcaaacttgcaacattgtatcaactagcctATTCCGGGCCCTCAAAAATGTCCAGTGAGTTCAAGACAGACAGCTGTTTTTAGGAAAGGTTTTCAGGTATTTTAAGAACTTTCCACAGAATGTATGGGTTCATCAGATCATGATATTTTGCCCACTGGGCACATACATCAATTCAAAATCTAGTTTATTTTTAATTTGGTTAAGTTATCAACTAACGTGGATTAAAACGTTAAATCTACAAAATAAtgaccatgtcattggatttacgagttaggtgaaaaaaatacaaaattatcttacattgattactttttgcaaatccaatcagttttccacgttgattcaacgtcatcgcaTTAAATGTTGGGGTTGAAATGACCTGgaaacaacattttttaaaatgtatttatttgacctttatttaactaggcaagtcagttaagaacaaattcttaacttcaataacagtgggttaactgcctgatcaggggcagaacgacagatttgttccttgtcagctcggggatttgaacttgcaccttctcggttaccagtccaacactctaaccactaggctaccctgccgaaacaacattgattcaaccagtttttgcccagtgggagcCTACCTTCTTCTGTTTCTTCAACTCAATAACTCAAACTCTCATAGAAAAGTTTACACTTACACTAACACTGTATCCATTTTCCTTGTGTTTGTCATTTGAGTTGCTGTCCTTTTCATTGGTAATAATGTGTCCATTACCGCACCGAAGTCGAGCAAGTTGGTGAGGTCCCTCTGCGTCTATGAGCGGCGTCTCCCGCGGAGGGTGCACCAAGTTTCCGTTCTGATGCGCGGCTTCGATGAGGAACAGACCGCATGCCCTCTGGAACTTGGACACAAGCTCCGAACCATGCAGATATTTAAGCAGTTTGAGCATCGCAACTCTCTCAATAGTAGCCTATGAGGTGTatgagaacagacagacaggtacagactaAGACAGAGCGCATTACCCACCCTTGGGCTCATCCCACAcagaggtgtgttttctgtgcGTGCAGGTGCGGTTTGACAGGTGTGTGTGGGATACGCCAGGAGCACCGAACTGTCATAAAGCCAGACAAATTCACCGACCTTTAGACTACGTGAAAAGATCAACCACTATTTTTGAAACCCTTATATTAactcaatttattttattttatcaatGTATTCTAATAGTCTATAACAATCGGCCTATAATTTTGAGATAACAAAATTAGCCTGTGTTTATCTGCAGGTCctgcgtgtgtgttgtgtgtgtgcgcgcgcgtgtgtgcgcgtgtgtcttTCTTTGTTTCTTATTTTTAAGTATTTTGTTCAACATATAGCCCAATGAGGCCAAATGGGCTTATGGTTATGCTATATACCTTTATTCAATAAGTGATATTGAACCTGAAGACTTAATGGGTCAAATAAAATAACTATCTATTTTAGGCCTTATACAGAATAATAAGTCTGCAATATTTCCAAAACGGGATAAGCAAATTGCCTATGTAGGTTTAGGTTatagtctttgctaggtaaagtcccacattatctcagctcattggtcaccatagcaacaccaacccatagcacgctctccagcaggtatatttcactggtcatccccaaagccaaaacCACCTTTGGCCaccattccttccagttctctgctgccaatgacaggaactaattgtaaaaatcactgaagctggagacttattctccctctctaactttaggcatcagctgtcagagcagcttactgatcactgtacctgtacacagccaatctgtaaatagcgcacctgactacctcatccccatattgttacttatctttttgctattttgcaccccagtatctctacttgcacatcatcatctgcacatctatcactccagtgttaatgctaaattgtaattatttcgctttctgtggcctatttattgccttacctccctaatcttctacatttgcacacactgtacatagatttttatattgtgttattgactgtacctttgttcatgtgtaactctgtgctgttatttgtgtcgcactgctttgcttcatcttggccaggtcgcagttgtaaatgagaacttgttctcaactggcctacctggttaaataaaggtgggggaaaaaaaacacaaaaaaaacgaaTATTATAATATCCTCCTGAGACCCGACAAAAACAGTTTGCGATTGttttagctttttttacatgacATAAGTGTTTGGggtgaaataaaaacatgttaCCAAGAAAAAAATGTGAACAAATATTGTTATTTCTGTTTTATTGTAAGTGCAAAattgtcctctgtagtggtcGTTAGGACATACGTTACATTACAACACAGTTTCTAAATCAAGAGGCGCAACATCGCGAGACTTCCGGAAATGCTTGGGAAACAGACCAAACAGAACAGGCCAGGgatttgagaagtcaatgagggAAGCGGAACAATTATTTctttgttgttaattttcttgatctctaaaggcacaacctagattcgagccaatgtTTTAAGTAGTTGAACTCCAACATCGTGAATGTGACAAATTGACACGTTTTCAAAACAACTTTATATTGAAAGTGTGCCTTTGATTTGACTGTCTGCACAAGCGCAGTTTGGCGCCAGACGACCATTAGGATGAAGTGTTTCTACGCATGACgtcgcctacaagtgtgatcagcctatcttcatactgtactgtctttgattaCAGTCAATAGGTACAGTAGATAAAACACATAGTTGTGGCATCTGGAAGTCCACTACAGAGGATATTTCTTGATAACCTCGTATTTAGCATTCTCAtttaatgtgatttttttttttacacagtcCTGACACCTCACTTAACTGTTGCTGAGATATTCACTTAGGCCTACCAGAAACAATTTGAATATCAAACTCATAAAAAGTATCATTAATAATTAGCCCACACGCacttattttcaaatgtccatAACATGTGCTAATTTTAATGGCAGACAAGTTTTTTTAGAACCAGGAAGTTAAAGTTTTCAAAGTCACACCCCCACACATACGATATCACTGAAAAGCCCAGAATGTCCTCTCAAAGGGACAACAGGACTTAATACAGTAGCTTGTATGGCCTCAGAGATGCTGACCAAGAACGGATGACCACTGGAGAGGACAAAAATGAAGGAGGATATTAAACAAAACAATAGGAGCACAGATTATATGAACACAGTTTATGTCACAGTGGACCTTTCAACTTTGCCTTTTTGACAGAGTCTATCGTTTGAACTCATGAGATGTTTTGATTTAATTATGGCGCATCCCTTCTGTATGGCATGATGGCGGCGGATTTTGTTATCTCTACATCGCCTCTCGTTCTGGCTCCCAGAGAGGGCTGAAAACGGTGTCTATTGTCCTCCCCTATCAACCCGGGCGGTTTCGACCAACCGAGAGGAAAGATAACAACCATGAACTGTGTGTCGATCGTCGccttactgtctcctctctctgcggGCTGAGCATAGATCACTCCGGTGGATTAACCCCAACCCTCGCATCGAAGGGTCATCACGAGCATTACATCACCGATTCCCACACCCCGAAGCGTAAAATGATACCCATTTCATATTTAACGAGCGGATCTGAACACTGGTGATGACGGGTGACGCCTGGATTTAATTTTTTTGACGTCGTGGGGATTATCCAAATATATCAACAATATCAACGTAGACTATACAATTCATCAACGAGATGATGGCGCTTTTATGAACGGGAGATAGACGAACACTGTTATCTACATCTCTGCCTGTAGGCTCCTTTGTCTTCGTAGAGAATGTGAATGGCGAAAGATGACATGGCAGAGGTAGATTCAGCATCCAGTGGAGCGGAACCCACGCGCGGGCTGGAGATAGCGTTCCCATACGAGGAGTATGAATGCAAAATATGTTACAATTATTTCGACCTTGACCGTCGCGCACCCAAGATTTTAGAATGCTTGCACACATTTTGCGAGGAGTGCCTGAACACTCTCCATCTCCGCGAGGAGCGTCCATGGCGAATCAGCTGCCCTATATGTCGCCACAGGACGCCCGTGCCGGACTATCGAATACAAAACCTGCCCAATAATACCAAGGTAACGGAGGATTTCCCATTGTACATTGACTCTGACCCTCTGCCTCAGGATGCCTtgcccctctaccctcctccgtTGCACCCCGCACTCGTCGCCCTCAGGCGCGAGGAGGCATCGGGGGCGTCCACTAGCCAAGCTACCCCCTCCACTACCTTGTCCACCGCCACTACCCTCTCCCAGGACTCCGTGCGCTATGACAGCTGTCAGAGCTGCAAGCGGGTTGCCCTGACtacgggctgtgtgtgtgtgatattctccTTTCTGTCCATGCTGGTTCTGCTCTTCATGGGCCTGATCTTCGTGCACAGTCACAGCAACCCGCCCTCGCCCGCGGGCCCCATCTGCCTGTCGGTGGCCAGCATCCTAGCCATGTTCTCGGTGGTCGTCACGTGGCTGATCTGCTGGTTAAAATATAGACCAGATCACGAGTCAGGCCGCTCGTCTGGAACGAATAGGAGGAACGCCTGATGATGAATATGCTAATCATGATGataatgtgatgtgtgtgtgattacGTAAATACTGCTGTATACTAGCAtaatgtccctccctccctttttgttgttgttgaaataaaCATTGTCCAGAATGGCCTTTTAACAGTAGGATATAGCAAGCACCATGTAAACACCTTCATCTGCTTATTGAGTACTAAGCCTACAGTAACCTACCATTGATAACATTCATACATGCACTTGTATGTCTACCTATGGCAGGTTTCTATGATGATgggtaaccttgcctgagacctaaATGAACTGCCTGTCGCTCCCAGAATAGACTGGTTGATTGCTGGTTGATTGAGTTGAGGACTGTGGTTTGATAACAGTTTCCTGAAAAGTATACATCACTATGCCTCTCACTGCATGAAAACCTGTCCTCCCTCCCATGCACCTCAAAGACGCACCTGCCCATGTTATTGTAGTGTGGGCTATACAATTCCACATGAATAGGTTTGAGATTTTGTATCATGCCTATAACAGGCCCACTCATTTGAGAAGTCACTAATATATGTAATTGACAAGTCACTCATGTAAGATGTGTAAATAGTACAGTATCTGTGAAGATAGGAGAGGTGTCCTTACCGCTATTTAAATTGACATGGTGTTTAGGTTACCAAGAATAGGTCTAGAGAACAAGTGCCTGCTACATTCCTATTTTAAAAGGTTTCCGGTTTTAGGCCTACTGTACACTTGTGTACATCTCCCTGGCCTTTCTGCTGCCTGTGTAGTCAGATCATCATCATCTGCCAGGCCTCTGAAAGtatcctcttcccttcctcctgcCTGTCGACTGATCATCACCACCGGTCTGACAGACAGTGAAGGTGAAAGCAAGGTTCCTTCCCACCATATTGCTTTGAGTCTTGATGTCATTCACTTCAGATCATTGATGAGAACCTTGAAGAAGGGAGAAGGCATTTCCTCCGTTTTCGATTGAGGCGCTAATTTACCCCTCTCTTTAGGTGGTTGAAGATGCACTCCAGGATCTAAAGCACAACAAATTCTTAACATATTGCACAAATGTGATTTGTAACAGTCACATG is a window from the Oncorhynchus mykiss isolate Arlee chromosome 24, USDA_OmykA_1.1, whole genome shotgun sequence genome containing:
- the LOC118944081 gene encoding E3 ubiquitin-protein ligase RNF182; its protein translation is MAKDDMAEVDSASSGAEPTRGLEIAFPYEEYECKICYNYFDLDRRAPKILECLHTFCEECLNTLHLREERPWRISCPICRHRTPVPDYRIQNLPNNTKVTEDFPLYIDSDPLPQDALPLYPPPLHPALVALRREEASGASTSQATPSTTLSTATTLSQDSVRYDSCQSCKRVALTTGCVCVIFSFLSMLVLLFMGLIFVHSHSNPPSPAGPICLSVASILAMFSVVVTWLICWLKYRPDHESGRSSGTNRRNA